A DNA window from Brassica napus cultivar Da-Ae chromosome C1, Da-Ae, whole genome shotgun sequence contains the following coding sequences:
- the LOC125580252 gene encoding pollen receptor-like kinase 4 translates to MLTWESQVRLASYTALTKKLAFITFLIIVLCPAIMVMSQEHKVVPGSDADSLLRFKDTLANASVISSWDPSTAPCKRKSSNWFGVLCFAGHVWGLQLEEMGLTGKLDLEPLTPIKDLRTLSFMNNNFDGAMPSVKKLVSLKSLYLSNNRFTGEISADAFDGMHHLKKLLLANNAFRGKVPSSLASLPLLLEVRLNGNQFQGAIPDFKQKDLKLASFENNDLEGPIPESLRNMDPGSFAGNKDLCDPPLSSCSGDSWFFLDPSSTSTEKKNKSSSFYTIAIVLIVIGVILVIISLVVCVFHTRKQKCLSAYPSAGKDRTYKYSYDQPADTERAAESVTSYTTRRVTVQDQDKLLFLQEDIQRFDLQDLLRASAEVLGSGCFGASYKAGISSGKTLVVKRYKHMNNVGRDEFHEHIRRLGKLSHPNLLPLVAYYYRREEKLLIAEFMPNRSLASHLHANHSVDQPGLDWPTRLNIIQGVAKGLGYLFKELPTLTIPHGHLKSSNVVLNKAFEPLLTDYALRPVMNSEQSHNLMIAYKSPEYSLKGHITKKTDVWCLGVLILELITGRFPENYLSKGYDANMSLVTWVSDMVKEKKTSDVFDKEMIGKKNCKAEMLSLLKIGLSCCEEDEERRMEMRDAVEKIERLRESSDTDFEASTNVFASRLIEDDDLGFAVNR, encoded by the exons ATGCTAACTTGGGAGAGCCAGGTTAGGCTTGCAAGCTACACCGCCTTGACGAAGAAGCTAGCCTTCATCACATTCCTCATCATTGTGTTATGTCCAGCCATAATGGTCATGTCTCAGGAACACAAGGTTGTGCCAGGTTCAGACGCAGATTCCCTCTTGAGATTCAAAGACACTTTAGCGAATGCTTCTGTCATTAGCAGTTGGGATCCTTCAACCGCGCCTTGTAAGCGAAAGTCATCAAACTGGTTCGGTGTTCTCTGTTTTGCCGGACATGTTTGGGGTCTACAACTTGAAGAAATGGGTTTAACCGGGAAGCTAGACCTTGAACCATTGACTCCTATCAAGGACCTAAGAACCTTAAGCTTCATGAACAACAATTTCGACGGTGCAATGCCATCTGTCAAGAAACTCGTCTCGTTGAAGTCATTGTACTTGTCTAACAACAGGTTTACAGGGGAGATATCCGCCGATGCGTTTGATGGTATGCATCATTTGAAAAAGCTTTTGCTGGCGAACAACGCCTTTCGCGGAAAAGTACCTTCTTCTTTAGCTTCTTTACCATTGCTTTTAGAGGTGAGGCTGAATGGTAACCAGTTCCAAGGGGCGATACCTGATTTTAAGCAGAAAGATCTTAAGTTAGCTAGCTTCGAGAACAATGACCTCGAAGGACCTATACCCGAAAGTCTACGGAACATGGATCCTGGCTCTTTTGCAG GGAACAAGGACTTGTGTGATCCTCCACTAAGCTCATGCTCAGGGGATTCATGGTTTTTTCTGGATCCTTCTTCTACTTCCacggagaagaagaacaagagcagCTCTTTCTACACGATTGCAATCGTTTTGATTGTCATTGGTGTAATACTAGTGATCATCTCCCTTGTGGTTTGTGTCTTTCACACCAGAAAACAGAAGTGCTTGTCGGCTTATCCATCCGCGGGGAAAGACAGGACATATAAATACAGTTATGATCAACCCGCGGACACGGAGAGAGCCGCGGAGTCTGTTACTAGCTACACCACTAGGCGAGTAACAGTACAGGACCAGGACAAGCTCTTGTTTCTGCAAGAAGACATTCAGAGATTCGACCTTCAAGATCTTCTGAGAGCTTCTGCTGAAGTTCTTGGGAGTGGATGCTTTGGTGCTTCTTATAAAGCCGGGATAAGTAGCGGCAAGACGCTGGTCGTGAAGAGGTATAAACATATGAACAACGTGGGAAGAGATGAGTTTCATGAGCATATAAGAAGGTTAGGGAAGCTGAGCCACCCGAATCTGTTGCCTCTTGTGGCTTACTATTACCGTAGAGAAGAGAAGCTTTTGATCGCTGAGTTCATGCCGAACCGTAGCTTGGCAAGCCATCTTCACG CGAATCATTCGGTGGATCAACCTGGATTGGATTGGCCAACAAGGCTAAATATTATACAAGGAGTTGCCAAGGGTTTAGGTTACTTGTTCAAGGAGCTACCAACACTGACCATCCCTCACGGTCATCTCAAGTCATCCAACGTCGTTCTTAACAAAGCATTTGAGCCTCTCTTAACAGACTACGCGCTAAGACCCGTGATGAACTCAGAGCAATCTCATAACCTAATGATCGCTTATAAATCGCCAGAGTACAGCTTAAAGGGACATATAACGAAGAAGACCGATGTGTGGTGCCTCGGTGTCCTGATCTTGGAGCTTATAACCGGTAGGTTTCCTGAGAATTATCTAAGTAAAGGGTATGATGCTAACATGAGCCTTGTGACTTGGGTGAGTGACATggtgaaagagaagaaaacgaGTGACGTATTTGACAAGGAAATGATTGGGAAGAAGAACTGTAAAGCAGAGATGCTGAGCCTATTGAAAATAGGGTTGAGCTGttgcgaagaagatgaagagaggAGGATGGAGATGAGAGATGCTGTGGAGAAGATAGAGAGGTTAAGAGAGTCTTCTGATACAGACTTCGAAGCTTCTACCAATGTCTTTGCTTCTCGGTTGATAGAAGATGATGACCTTGGTTTTGCGGTAAATCGATGA